Genomic segment of Streptomyces alboniger:
GGAAGACGGCCGCGTTCGTCGTCACCCACAACCGCCCCGGGCGCCCCGCCACGGGAAAGAGGTCGTGCCCGCCCGGCGTCCGGCCCGGCGTCCCCACCGGCAGTCCGACCGCGGACGTCCGCGTCAGCGTGGGCCGCGCGGCCGTGCCGCCCACCGCGTACGTCACCAGCTCGTCGTCGCCGATCGCCCACAGCACCCGGCGCACGCCGTCCCAGTGCAGCCCGTGCGCGCCCTTGAGCGTCGCCTCCGCGTACCGCGTGGCACGGGGGCCCTGCGACGCCGCGTACAGCCGCACGAGCGCGCCGGTGCTGCACGCGACGGCCACGTTGCCGTCGGGCAGGATCTCCGCGCTGTGCGGATTGAACAGATCGTCCCCGCCCCCGAGCGCCGCGCCCCAGTACCGCCTGCCCGTCGGATGCTCGACGACGGCCACGAACCCGAACGACGCCGTCGTCAGGACGTACGTGCGCTTCCGGTGCACCCGCACCTTCGCCTCGCACGGGTACACCCAGCTCCCGTCCGGACGCAGATCCTCGTAGCGGCGGTCGCCGAGCGGCGAGAACTGCCACCGCACCACCGACGGGTCGGCATCCGGGTCCCAGACGCGCCGCCGGGGGTCGAGGACGAGGATGCGCCTGCTCGCCTGCTCGGTCAGCAGGACGGGCGGCGTCCGGGCGGGCCGGCCGCCCCCGCTCGCCCCGTGCGCCGCCGGGGCGGGCAGTGCCGCCGAGATCCCGGCACCCGCGGCGCCCAGCACCACGGCACGTCTGGAAGGCATGGCCGACACGAAGTACCCCCCGGTCCACAGCAGTTGGTCACACACGCGACCGCATTGGTCATGTACGCGACCGCAATCTGCCATGCCCGGCGGGCCCGGGACAGCCCTCCGCCGGACTTTGTGGCCGTGTCCCTCCGACGACCACTCCCCTGGCGGATCCGGCGCGGGCCCTACAGGTCGTAGACCACCGTGACGGGAGCGTGGTCGCTCCACCGCTCGGCGTGGCTCGCGGCCCGCTCCACATACGCCTTGACCGCGCGCCCGGCGAGGCCCGGCGTCGCGACGTGGTAGTCGATGCGCCAGCCCGTGTCGTTGTCGAAGGCGCGCCCGCGGTAGGACCACCACGAGTACGGGCCCTCCACGCCCGGGTGCTGCGCCCGCACGACGTCCTCGTACTCCTCGAAGACCTCGCTCAGCCAGGCGCGCTCCTCCGGCAGGAAGCCGGAGTTCTTCTTGTTGCCCTTCCAGTTCTTGAGGTCGGCCTCCTGGTGGGCGATGTTCCAGTCGCCGCAGACGACGACATGCCGCCCCTCGGCGGCGGCCCGCTCCTTCAGCTCCTTCAAGTACGGGAGGAACTCCCCCATGAACCGCAGCTTCTCGTCCTGCCGCTCGGTGCCGACCTCCCCGGAGGGCAGATACAGGCTGGCGACGGTGACGCCCGGCAGATCGGCCTCCACATACCGCCCGCTGCCGTCGAACTCCGTCGACCCGAAGCCGACCCGCACCCGGTCCGGCTCGCGGCGCGTATAGAGGGAGACACCGGCGCGCCCCTTGGCCGCGGCGGGCGCGTGCACGACATGCCAGCCCTCGGGCCCGCGGACCTCGTCCGGCAGCTGCTGCGGCTCGGCGCGCACCTCCTGGAGGCACAGCACATCGGCCGTGGTCCCGCCGAGCCACTCCACGAAGCCCTTCTTGGCGGCGGCACGCAGCCCGTTCACATTCACAGAGGTCACTGTCAGCACAACACTCGCCTAACTCGTCCTTGGCCACTTCCACCTCGGGCCAGGGATCAGGCTCCCATACGACGGTGGCGCGGCCGGCGCCCGAGGGCGGGGGCCAGGAGCCGCCACCCTCGGAGCGCCGACGTCACCGCGTGGTGCCGGTCTTAGTCCATGACCAGGTCGCCGAAGGCGGTGATGGTGGTCTCCTCCACCTCGACCTCCTGCTCCCAGCCGTTGTTCGCGGACGCCGCGGTGGCTCCGGCCAGGGTGGCCGCGGCGGCCAGGGCGAGGGCGGCGAACACCGTACGAATGCGCATGGAACTCTCCTTCATGAGGTTTGTCCGACGCTCAGAAGGATCCTCCGGCACGCGCGCCGTCCCCGGCTCGGACACCCCTGATCAACCCGAACGCACGGCATCTTCGCCCGTACGGCCGGTCTCCGGTGCCACCAACGGACCCTGCACACTAGAACGCATGTTTCCCATAGCCACCTCTGTCCACCTGCGCACGGTCACGTTCGCGCACCCGCACGCGATCGAGCTGAACGACCGCGTCCAGCTCGAATACGCGGAGCGCTACGGCGACGAGGGCGACGTCACCTTCCTCGACCCGTCCATGTTCGAACCACCCCGGGGCCGCTACCTCATCGCGTACGACGGGAGCGGCACCCCGCTGGCCACCGGCGGCTGGCGCGCGATGGACGAGAACGACATGGGGTACGCCGACGGCGACGCCGAGCTGAAGCGGATGTACGTCACACCCCAGGCACGCGGCCTCGGCCTCGCCCGCCGCATCCTGGCGGCCCTGGAGGACGACGCGAAGGCGGCAGGCCGCGCCCGCATGGTCCTGGAGACGGGCACGAAGCAACCGGAGGCGATAGCGCTCTACACCTCCAGCGGCTACACCCTGGCCCCCGTGAAGTTCGGCCACTACCGCTTCGAGAACCTGAGCCGCTGCTACGTGAAGGCGCTCTAAGACTTACCGACACTTACCGGCACTTACCGACTCGGAAACGACGAGATCCCGCCCGATCAGATGATCGGACGGGATCTCGTGAACCACTCACGCTTTGACCCGTGAACGGTCTTGCAGGTGGACCTGTGGGGATTTGAACCCCAGACCCCCTCGATGCGAACGAGGTGCGCTACCGGACTGCGCCACAGGCCCTTGCAACGAGTGAAACTCTAGCACCCTCTACCGGGTGCTCGGAAATCCGCTCCCTGGCTGGTCAGCCCGGGCGGACCTCACGCCGCCTCACTCGTTGGCGGCACGGGGGCGGTCCCCGTCCTCGTACTGGTCGAAGAGCGGCGTACGACCGCGCTCGCGGGCCCGCCGCGCGGACGCGGCCCGGCGCTTGTCGCTGCGTCCGCCCGTGGCGTCCGCCCCCTCAACGGCGTCGATGTCCCCCGCACCCCCGGGGACCCGCCGCGGCTCTTCGGCGGTCGGCTCGGCGGTGCTGGAGCGCGCCGAACTCCACGCGTCGGGGGCGCCCAGGTCGACGCTGCCCGTGGCGCGCGGGGCGACCGGCGCGGTCACGTACGTCGGCAGGGGCACCGGGACCGGGTCCCAGCTGTCGCCGCGACCGGGACCGCGCTGCCGCTCGCGCTGCTGGTCGACCCACTCCGCGTGGTCGGTCTGCTCGACGAGGGCGCGACGGTCCGCGGCCAGCGCGGACAGGCCGGTCTCCGTCTCGGGCGCGGCGGCGTCCCGCGCTTCGCCGACGACGGGCTCGGCGCTCGTGGGCCCGCGGCGCGGCTGGCGCTCACGCAGTCGCTGTGCCGCGGCCTCGGCCCGCCGCCGGTCCATCGTGTACGTGAAGCGGCGCCGCTCCTGGCCGCGCAGATAGACGATGTACGCGCTCAGCAGCGCCGCGGGTCCCGCGGGCGCCCACAGGAACGCGAGGCCGCCCACGCCCGCGACGACCGCCCCGGCCGTGAAGGCGAGGAAGAGCAGCATCGTCGTACGACGGCGGCGCGCGAGGACCTTCGAGCGGCGGGCGCGCGCGGCGGCCTCGGCCGAGGCGGCGCGCTGCGCGGGCGATGCCTGGGCGCGCGGCGGCTGCTCACGTTCCGGTTCCGGTTCGGGCTCCGACTCCAGCTCGGGTTCCAGTTCC
This window contains:
- a CDS encoding DUF6528 family protein, which encodes MPSRRAVVLGAAGAGISAALPAPAAHGASGGGRPARTPPVLLTEQASRRILVLDPRRRVWDPDADPSVVRWQFSPLGDRRYEDLRPDGSWVYPCEAKVRVHRKRTYVLTTASFGFVAVVEHPTGRRYWGAALGGGDDLFNPHSAEILPDGNVAVACSTGALVRLYAASQGPRATRYAEATLKGAHGLHWDGVRRVLWAIGDDELVTYAVGGTAARPTLTRTSAVGLPVGTPGRTPGGHDLFPVAGRPGRLWVTTNAAVFQYEMRGGVFVRDFAGAEAISRKSVKAVGDDPRTGQVVTTAPEKGLEETWWTTTVSVHRPESGYKLVNGGIYKARWWLPR
- a CDS encoding exodeoxyribonuclease III — its product is MLTVTSVNVNGLRAAAKKGFVEWLGGTTADVLCLQEVRAEPQQLPDEVRGPEGWHVVHAPAAAKGRAGVSLYTRREPDRVRVGFGSTEFDGSGRYVEADLPGVTVASLYLPSGEVGTERQDEKLRFMGEFLPYLKELKERAAAEGRHVVVCGDWNIAHQEADLKNWKGNKKNSGFLPEERAWLSEVFEEYEDVVRAQHPGVEGPYSWWSYRGRAFDNDTGWRIDYHVATPGLAGRAVKAYVERAASHAERWSDHAPVTVVYDL
- a CDS encoding GNAT family N-acetyltransferase: MFPIATSVHLRTVTFAHPHAIELNDRVQLEYAERYGDEGDVTFLDPSMFEPPRGRYLIAYDGSGTPLATGGWRAMDENDMGYADGDAELKRMYVTPQARGLGLARRILAALEDDAKAAGRARMVLETGTKQPEAIALYTSSGYTLAPVKFGHYRFENLSRCYVKAL
- the glpR gene encoding gephyrin-like molybdotransferase receptor GlpR, with the protein product MSSSGLIYAVIVGAWAAYLVPMWLRRQDELNEARPTERFSTAIRLLSGRAAMERRYARDLQARSPEDGETRGDPDDVTGSVDVRAFVAPLTDPALPPAARAEPPARQQARPEPELEPELESEPEPEPEREQPPRAQASPAQRAASAEAAARARRSKVLARRRRTTMLLFLAFTAGAVVAGVGGLAFLWAPAGPAALLSAYIVYLRGQERRRFTYTMDRRRAEAAAQRLRERQPRRGPTSAEPVVGEARDAAAPETETGLSALAADRRALVEQTDHAEWVDQQRERQRGPGRGDSWDPVPVPLPTYVTAPVAPRATGSVDLGAPDAWSSARSSTAEPTAEEPRRVPGGAGDIDAVEGADATGGRSDKRRAASARRARERGRTPLFDQYEDGDRPRAANE